The genomic window TGTTCAGTTCACAAGCAACGCACTGCTTCAGGCACACCTGTACGACACTGCCGTACGTGACACCTTATCCGACTTGTCTGGAGGAGTGCCTGGGCAAGAGATTGCACGAGTCGGCCTTGGAGAGTCAAGCCCCCTGGTCTAACTTGTACGGAGGAGTCGGAGCAGAGGGGATGTCTTGGCAGTGCGACGCGGTATGACGAAGGCGCAGGAAATTGCCTATGACCTGCGCGAACAGATCCTGTCCGGGGTGCTGAGCGGGGGTGAGGCACTCCCCAGCGAGTCGAAGATGATGAGCCAGTACGGCTACAGCCGCGAGACCATCCGCGCGGGGGTTCGCCTCTTGGTGGAGGAAGGTCTGGTCGTCACAGGGCAGGGCCAGGGCAAGTACGTCCGCGAGGACTACCCACCTGTCGTGTGGAACTGGACGACACTGGAGAGTCGGAGTCGCCACGCCAACGCGGTCGAAGGACGAACCGCTGGCGACCAGTGGGCAAGCGCGATCGCGGAGAACGGGAATGCTCCCCGCCAAGACATCACGGTGTCGATCGTTGAGCCCCCGCCCCACGTGCGCGAGCGCCTCGGACTCCCCGCGAACGGCCTGGCCGTGGCGCGCAAGCGCGTCCGGCTCATAGACAACCGGCCTTACGCACTCGCCGACTCGTACTTCCCTCAGGAGCTCGTGAACGGCACACCTTTGATGGAGCCCCGAGATGTCTCCGCACCGGGCGGCATCTTGGCTTCCCTGGGACTCGTGCAAGTCAAGTACGTGGACGAAATCTCAGTGCGAATGCCGACTCACCAGGAGGCCGAACTACTTGCCCTTCCTTCAGCAACGCCGGTCGCAGAGCACACCCGTACGGGCTACGACGCGGACGGACGCCCCCTCCGCTGCATGGTCACCATCCTCCCCGGAGACAGGCACCAGATCCTCTATGAAGTCAGCACAGACTGAGTACCTCCGCCCCGCGGCCGCAGCGGACGTACCTGCCCTCCTGGCTCTGCGAACCGAGGCCGAAGGATGGCTACGCACCAAGGGCACCGACCAGTGGAGTGACCCAGAAACCGGCGAACGGGCCATATCGAAATGGCGCGCCAGCATCGATGAAGGGCGCGCATGGGTCGTGGTTGGCGAGCATGATCAGGTGCTCGCCACCGTCAGTCGCGGCCCTGTCGACCGGGATTTCTGGACTGATGCCGACCACCCCGAAACAGCGCTGTACCTGTACAAGCTGATCGTCACGCGCGAAGCGGCCGGCAAGCAGCTCGGTACACGAGTCATTGACTGGATGTCCCGCCTCGCAGCGCTGGAAGGGCGCACCTGGGTTCGCATCGACACCTGGCGCACCAACTCCGGGCTGCACGCCTACTACGAGCGGTTGGGCTTCAGGCATGTCCGCACCGAAGAACCGCCCCACAGGCGCTCCGGGTGGCTCGCTCAGCGACCAGCGGGGGAACTTGCCATGCCTCACGACCTCTTGCCGGTGTCGCCCCACGAAGGTCGGCGCGGGGACGCTGTCACGGGCCTCGAAGTGCCGCTCCAAAGGGGCTGACGCGCAGATAGACGAGGTTGCTGCGTGACATCAACGCTGACATCAACGTCCACAGACAACAGCGCCCAAGCGCGTACGCACACGGTCGTCGCCACCGCTCCACCCCCCTCTGCGGAGGAACCTGGGATCGCCTGAAAAGCGGAAGGTCGCCGGTTCGACCCCGGCCCCAGCCACAATCGCCCTGACCAGGGCTTGAGCCCCTCTCCCGTCACCATCGGAGAGGGGCTCTTTCGTGCCTCCTACGCCAACCGGTACCCCAACGCCCTCAGGAGAGAGTGCCCCGAGCTCCCGCGTCACCGGGACAGTCGGCAGCCGGTACGGAAAGGTTCACCAAGGACTCCCCTCCAGAACTCTGACTATATAGAGTTAGTGCATGACCCGCTTTCGACGCCCGTCTGCGCAGACCATCGCGGTGGTGCTGGCGCTGGCGGAGCAGCCCGCCGCCTGGCGGTACGGCTACGAGCTGTGCCGGCAGCTGGGCATCAAGCCCGGCTCGATGTACCCGATCCTCGTGCGACTGACCGATCGGGGTCTGCTGGAGACCAGCTGGGAGACCGACGTCCCCACCGGCCGGCCACCACGCCACCTCTACCGGCTCACCGGCTCCGGCCGGGCAATGGCCACCGAACTCGCCACGGCCAACGCCAACGCCGACACCAACTCCCCCGCCCCCGCCCCCCGCTCCGGCTCCGGCTCCGCGACGGCGGCCCCGGGTGCCGCTCCGAAGGTGAGGTGGCAGGGCGCATGAGCTGGACCCTGCAGAGGTTTCAGACCGTCACGACCTGGCTCGTCGTGGTGGCGTGGGCGGTTTTCTACGCCATCGCTCTCGTGAACGCCGACCCCCTGCCCACGCCGGACACCGCCGTGGTGCAACTGGTCGTCCCGCCGCTGCTGTGGGTGATCGCCGCACGGTTCGTGCTGCACCACTGGTGGTCCGCGGCCGGTTCCACGATGGCCGCGATGGACCCGCCGGAGCGGTTGCTCGCCGCCGCGGTGGCGGCCCTCCCCGAACGCCGACGGGAGTGGGGCAGGGCGATGTCCGCCGAACTGGCCGGAGTGGAAGGGCGGTCGGCCCGGTGGCGGTTCGCGCTCAGCAGCGTCCGGGCCACGCTGTGGCTGCCACCGGCAGGCGGCTGGCCGGTGCTCACGCTGGTGACCGCGCTGGTCGTGGCCGCCACCGCGGCAGCCGGGCCGGCGGTCGGCGCGGCGGTGCCCGGGCTGAGGGTGTTCGCAGTGACCTTCGTCGGTCTTGCCGGTGCGATGGTGGTCCTGGCCGTCGCACGCTCGCGCCGGCCGCGGCTGCCGGTGGCCCCGACCGTCCTGGTGGCCGGTGGCGCGGCCGCGGCGATCGCCGTGACCGTGGTCTTCCTGCGCCGGGAGCCGGCCGCGGCCGAGCACCTGCCGCCGGCGGCGGCGGTGTATCTCGCCACCGTGCTGGCCGGCTGTCTGTGGGTCGCCCTGGCATCCCCGCGGTGGCTGGGCGCCAACCGGCTCGCACCCCGCCTCGGCGCCGCCGCCGCTGTCGTGTTCGCGGCCTGGTTCCTGCTGGCGATCCGCACCGACGGCATGGAGTCCCCGCTCCCGCTCGTGCTCCTGCTCGCAGTCGTACTCCCGCTCGCACCGCTCGCCGTCTTCGCCGTCCCGGCGTTCGCGGCCAGGCGAGCCGGGTCGTTCCGCTCGGGGCTGCGGGCCGCCGTCTGGACCGTGGCCGCCGTCATGCCGCTCACCTACGCCCTCTGGCTGACCGAGGCGATGCGCCGCCACGCGATCGACGGCACGCTGCTCGTCGGCGGACGTGCTCCCGTCGGCGTGAACCTGACCGACGCCGTGGTCTTCTCCCTCGGCATCTTCCCCATGACCGGCCTCACGCTCGGGGTGATCAGCGCCGGTCTCGGCGCACGGGGCGCCCGTCGCGCCGCACCCGGCGATCCTGCCGAAAGGCGTCCGCACCCGACGACGTAGCCGACGACACGGCTGACGTGACGCGAGCGGCTGAGGGCCCCGGGTGCACGGCGAATTCGAGGGGTCGTTGCAACACTGCTGGTCAGCTGGCTAGGTTCAGTAGCTTAGCGAGGCGCTCGGCTGGGGTTTCCCAGCCGAGCGTTTTGCGTGGGCGGCTGTTGAGTTCGGTGGCCACGGTCGCCAGGTGTTCGGGGCTGTGGCCGTCTAGGTCGGTGCCCTTGGGAAAGTACTGCCGCAGCAGGCCGTTCGTGTTCTCGTTCGAGCCGCGCTGCCACGGACTGGCCGGGTTGCAGAAGTAGACCGGGATGTCGGTGGCGAGGGTGAAGGCCCGGTGTGCTGCCATTTCTGAGCCCTGGTCCCAGGTCAGAGACCGCCACAGGTGTGGCGGGAGGGTCTGGACGGTGGCGGCCAGGGCGTCGCGGGTCGCCATGGCGCTGTGGCCGCGCGGCAGGGGTACGAGCATGACGTAGCGGGTGGACCGTTCGACCAGCGTGGCGATGGCGGAGCGCCCGTCTTTGCCGATGATGAGGTCGCCTTCCCAGTGGCCGGGGACTGCCCGGTCCTCCGCCTCGGCCGGCCTTTCGCTGATCATGACCATGTTCTTGACCGGGCGGGAGAGGCGCTTGTGGGACTGGCGGTGCGGGCGGCGCATGGTCCGGCCGGTGCGCAGAGCCCGGGTCAGCTCCCGGCGGAGTTCTCCGCGGCCCTGGACGTAGAGGGCCTGGTAGATCGTCTCGTGGGTCACCTGCATCTCCGGCCGTTCGGGAAAGACGGTCCGCAGAGCCTGGCAGATCTGCTCGGGGCTCCACCGCTTGGTCAGGTGGCCCTGGATGAAGTCCCGCAACTCGGGGTTCTGGCCGATCTTGCCGGGCTTGGGCCGGGCACGTCGCCGCTCGGCCTGACGATCGGCGCGGAAGGCGTGGTAGGCCCAGCCGCCCCGGGGCATGGGGCGCCGGTTCGGCGTATTTCGCGGCTGATGGTGGAAGGGCTGCGGCCCAGCTCCGAGGCGATCTGCCGGACGGACGCCTTCTCGCGCAGCCGGTCGGCTATGTGGATGCGGTCGGCCTCGCGCAGGTACCTGGAGGCGGACGGCGCCGACGAGGGCGGCCCGGCATCGACCAGGTCGAGATGCGGTGCCTCCGGATTGGCCGGTGGCACCGCCCTGGACACGCCAGAAGCATTGCGGCCGTTGCGCCACCGCTTGCCCGTCCGACGGTTGATGCCGACCAGCCGGGCCGCCTCGTCATAGCTGATTCCTTGATCCACAAGCCGGAAGTATTGCTCCCGTTCGCGAACCAGCCTCCTTGGCCCCTGGGCCTGGCCCCGGTTCTCCCTGATCTTGAAGTCCATCGCACCCCTTGGACTGGGGTGTTGCGACGACCACTAGAACTCAAGCACGCACCCGGGGCCCTCGGCCGTCACGCCCGCTCGCGCCCCCGCCACCCCCGCACCGCCAGGACGATCGCCGTGGTCGCGACCAGCAGGGTCAGGAGGATCCAGTCGGGGACCGAGCCGCCCAGGTCCGCGGCCCGTTCCTCGGCGGCGAAGGAGGTGTCGACCGACAGCAGGCCCGGGAGGGCAGCGGTGCCGTCGGTAGTGAGGAAGAGGACGCCCAGGGTGATGAAGAGGAGGCCGGAGAGGGCCGAGGTGGTGTGGAGCCGGAAGCGGCCCCCGAGGCGGAGGGTCCGGCCGCGGAGCCAGCGGCGGTGGGACAGGTCGTAGCGCTCCCAGAGGAGGGCGAGGACGAAGAGCGGGACGGCCATTCCGAGGGCGTAGACGGCCAGGAGGAGGGCGCCGTAGGCGGGGCCGGCGCTGAGGGAGGCCACGGTCAGGACGCTGCCGAGGATCGGGCCCGCGCAGAAGCCGGCGAGGCCGTAGACCAGGCCGAGGGCGTAGACGGAGAGCGCGTTGGTCGGGCGGATCCGGCCGCCGGCCTCGGCGAGGCGGCGGGAGGCGAAGGTGAAGGCGAAGCCCTTGCCGAGCAATTGCGCGGCGCCGAGCGCGATGATCAGCCAGCCGCCGGCGGTGACCATGAGATCCCGGTGGCCGTGCAGGAGCCGCCCGGCGAACGAACCCGCCGCGCCCAACGGCACGAGCGTCGTGGCGAGGCCCGCGTAGAAGATGCCGGTACGGGCCACGAGCTTGGTCGCGGTGTCGATCGAGTACGCGAAGAAGGCGGGCAGGAGCAGCGCGCTGCACGGGCTGAGCAGGGCGAGCAGGCCGCCGAGGAAGGCGGCCAGATAGCCGATGTCCGTCACCGCGCGGCGCCCTTCCCCGCGCCGGCGGCAGCCTCGATCGCTTCCGTGAACGTCCGCTGGGGCTGCGCGCCCGCGATCGGGCGCCCGTTGACCAGGAACGACGGCGTGGACGTCGCACCCAGGCCGTACGCCTCCTCCTGGTCCTCCGCCACCGCGCGCCGCGCCGCGTCGCTCTCCGCGTCCCGTGCGAATCGGTTCAGGTCCTTCACCCCGGCCTCCGCGGCGAGCTCCTTCAGCCGCTGTGCGCCGAAGCCCTTCTCCTTCGCGTCCTCGGCGTATGCGGCCTCGTGGAACTGCCAGAAGCGGCCCTGCCGCCCGGCGGCCCATGCCGCGCGCGCCGCGGCCTCCGACTCGGCGCCGAAGATCGGGAGGTTGCGCCACTCGATGCGCAGCGTGCCGCTGTCGACGTACTTCTCCACCAGCGCGGGGGCGGTGTCCCGGGCGAACTTTCCGCAGTAGCCGCACGCGAAGTCGGCGTACTCGATCAGGACGACGGGCGCGTCCGCGCGGCCGATCGCGAGGGGGTCGGCGGGGTCGCGCCGGGCGAGTGCCGCCAGCTCGCGGTACATGCCGGCCTGCGGGTCGGCGGACGCCCCGGCGACGGAGCCGTCGGCCGTGGGAGCGGTGGGGTCGGGCTCGGCGGCGGTGTACGAGACGACGCCGAGGAGCACGGCGGCCGCGGCGACCGCCGCGCCGAGCGCAAGAGGCTTACGGGAAACGGGCATGGCTGTGTGTTCTCTCCGGTACGCGAAGGTGTGCAGACGTGAAGGGACGGGTGGACGGGCACGGCTGTGCCCCGCCTACACGCGCAGGACGGAGAGATCGATCGGGCTCGGTGCGGCAACCGGCGGAGGACCCCGCTCCGGTACGACGCCGGGCACGGCCCCGGCGACCGCCCAGCAGCCGGACACGCCGTGCGGGACGGTCTGCAGGGCCGGCAGAAGTTCGTACGAGGACGACCCGCGCGGCGGAGTGGCAGGGGCGAGCCCGCCGTCGCCCCCCGCGCCGTCGTCGCAGCCGGGGCCCTGGCCGTCGGCGGGCTGGACGCCCGCCACCGGGGCCGAGGCGACGCGCCCGTCCGCCGCACCGTCGCCGGCCGGATGCGCCGTGGCCGGCAGGCCCCCGAACAGCACCGCCAGCGCCGCCACCGCCGCCACGACCGCGAACACACGGCACCACCGGCTGCTGACGCTGTGCATGGGCGGGGGGCTCTCCTGCTGTTGGCTCGCTGTTGGTCCGACGGCTGCCGGTGATCTACGTTCCCGTCATCGTACGGGCCTGGGGCCGCGCTCCCCGGCCCCGCCTGGCCGCCTGGCGCCCGCCACGACGACCCGCCCCCGTAAATGGGTTCGCCACTCCCCTCGCGCGGGTGCGATCCTTGGTTCCGTATGTCTACTTCCTTCGCCGATCTCCAGAACCTGCTGGCCGAGATCTCGCTGCGCGACGCGCACCGGCTCGGGCGGCGGCTCGAGGGCACCCGCCGGATCCGTAAGCCCGAGGCGCGGCAGGCCGTGCTGGACGAGATCGCGGCGGAGGCCGAGAAGGCCGCCGCGAGAAGCGCCGAGCGGGCGGCACGGGTGCCCGAGGTCACGTACCCCGAGCAGCTGCCGGTCAGTCAGAAGCGGGACGACATCCTCGCGGCGATACGGGACCACCAGGTCGTGATCGTCGCGGGTGAGACCGGCTCCGGCAAGACGACGCAGATCCCGAAGATCTGTATGGAGCTCGGCCGCGGCGTACGCGGCATGATCGGGCACACCCAGCCGCGCAGGATCGCCGCGCGCACGGTCGCCGAGCGTGTCGCGGAGGAGCTGCGCACTCCGCTCGGCGAGGCGGTCGGCTGGAAGGTCCGCTTCACCGACCAGGTGAACCCGGACGCGACCTTCGTCAAGCTCATGACGGACGGCATCCTGCTCGCCGAGATCCAGACGGACCGCGAGCTGCGCGCGTACGACACGATCATCATCGACGAGGCCCACGAGCGGTCGCTCAACATCGACTTCCTGCTCGGCTATCTGGCCCAGCTCCTGCCGAAACGTCCCGACCTGAAGGTCGTGATCACCTCCGCGACCATCGACCCCGAGCGCTTCTCCCGGCACTTCGGCGACGCACCCATCGTGGAGGTCTCCGGCCGTACGTATCCGGTGGAGGTCCGTTACCGGCCCCTCCTCGAAGAGGACGGCGACGATTCCGACCGCGACCAGATCACCGCCATCTGCGACGCCGTCGACGAGCTCCAGTCCGAAGGACCGGGCGACATCCTGGTCTTCCTCTCCGGCGAGCGCGAGATCCGCGACACCGCGGACGCGCTCATCAAGAAGAACCTCCGCGGCACCGAGGTCCTCCCCCTCTACGCCCGGCTCTCGCACGCCGAGCAGCACCGCGTCTTCCAGGCGCACTCCGGCCGCCGGATCGTCCTCGCGACGAACGTCGCCGAGACGTCGCTGACCGTCCCCGGCATCAAGTACGTGATCGACCCGGGCACCGCCCGCATCTCGCGCTACAGCCACCGCACCAAGGTCCAGCGCCTGCCGATCGAGGCCATCAGCCAGGCCAGCGCCAACCAGCGCAAGGGCCGCTGCGGCCGTACGTCCGACGGCATCTGCATCCGCCTCTACTCCGAGGACGACTTCGAGGCCCGCCCGGAGTTCACCGACGCGGAGATCCTCCGTACGAACCTGGCGTCCGTCATCCTCCAGATGACCGCGGCCGGGCTCGGCGACATCGAGAAGTTCCCCTTCATCGACCCGCCGGACCACCGCAACATCCGCGACGGTGTGCAGCTCCTGCAGGAGCTGCACGCGCTGGACCCCGCGCAGAAGGATCCGAGGAAGCGGCTGACGCCGATGGGCCGCAAGCTCGCGCAGCTGCCCGTGGACCCGCGTCTGGCCCGGATGGTCATCGAGGCCGAGAAGAACGGCTGCGTCCGCGAGGTCATGGTGATCGCGGCCGCTCTCTCGATCCAGGACCCGCGCGAGCGTCCCGCCGAGAAGCAGGCGCAGGCCGATCAGCAGCACGCCCGCTTCAAGGACGAGACGAGCGACTTCCTCGCCTTCCTCAACCTCTGGCGGTACATCCGCGAGCAGCAGAAGGAGCGCGGCTCCTCCAGCTTCCGCCGGATGTGCAAGCAGGAGTACCTGAACTTCCTGCGCATTCGCGAATGGCAGGACATCTACGCGCAGCTGCGCACGGTCGCCAAGCAGATGGGCATCCATCCGAACGAGGAGGACGCGGCCGAGCAGTCCGTCCACGTCTCGCTCCTCGCCGGCCTCCTCTCCCACATCGGGATGAAGGACGTCAAGGATGGCGCGAAGAACGAGTACCTGGGCGCCCGGAGCGCCAAGTTCGCCGTCTTCCCGGGTTCGGCCCTCTTCAAGAAGCCGCCGCGCTTCGTCATGTCCGCCGAGCTGGTCGAGACGTCCCGGCTGTGGGCGCGGGTCAACGCGAAGATCGAGCCCGAGTGGATCGAGCCGCTCGCGGAGCACCTGGTCAAGCGCACCTACAGCGAGCCGCACTGGGAGAAGGACCAGGCGGCGGTGATGGCGTACGAGAAGGTCACGCTGTACGGCGTCCCGATCATCGCCCAGCGCAAGGTGAACTACGGCCGGATCGACCCGGAGACGAGCCGCGAGCTCTTCATCCGCAACGCGCTCGTCGAGGGCGACTGGCGCACGCACCACAAGTTCTTCGCCGACAACCGCAGGCTCCTCACCGAGGTGGAGGAGCTGGAGCACCGGGCCCGGCGCCGCGACATCCTCGTGGACGACGAAACGCTGTTCGACTTCTACGACCAGCGGGTGCCCGAGCACGTCGTCTCCGGAGCCCACTTCGACTCCTGGTGGAAGCACAAGCGCCGCGAGGAGCCCGAACTCCTCGACTTCGAGCGCGAGATGCTCATCAACGAGAAGGCCGGGGCGGTCACCAAGGACGACTATCCGGACTCGTGGCGGCAGGGGCGGCTGAAGTTCCCCGTCACCTACCAGTTCGAGCCGGGCGCGGACGCGGACGGCGTCACCGTCCACATCCCGCTCCAGGTGCTCAACCAGGTCACGGACGAGGGCTTCGACTGGCAGATCCCGGGCCTGCGCGAGGAGGTCGTGACGGAGCTGATCCGCTCCCTCCCGAAGCCGATCCGCCGGCACTACGTGCCCGCGCCGAACTACGCGAAGGCGTTCCTGGAGCGTGCGGTGCCGTTGCAGGAGACCTTGCCGGTGACGCTGGCGCGGGAGCTCCAGCGCATGGTCGGTGTGCCGGTCACGGCCGACGACTTCGACCTCGCGAAGGTCCCTGACCATCTGAAGATCACGTTCCGGATCGTCGACGAGCGCCGCCGCAAGCTGGCCGAGGACAAGGACCTGGAGGCGCTGCGGCTGACGCTGAAGCCGAAGGCCCGTCAGGCCCTCTCCCAGGCCGCCGCGGCCACCGCCGAGCGCTCGGGCGGCACGGCGATCGAGCGCACGGGCCTCACCGACTGGTCCATCGGCACGCTGTCGCGGGTCTTCGAGACACGCCGCGCGGGCCAGCCGGTCAAGGCGTACCCGGCCCTGGTCGACGAGGGCGGGACCGTGGCCGTACGCCTCTTCGACACCGAGGCCGAGCAGAAGCAGGCCATGTGGCGCGGCACGCGGAAGCTGATCCTGCTGAACATCCCGGTCAACCCGGCCAAGTTCGCCTCCGAGCGGCTGACGAACCAGCAGAAACTCGCCCTCTCCCGCAATCCACACGGCTCCATCCAGGCGCTCTTCGACGACTGCGCGACCGCGGCGGCGGACAAGCTGATCGGCGACCACGGCGGGCCGGCGTGGGATGAGGAATCGTTCCGGAAGCTGTACGACAAGGTCCGCGCGGACCTCGTGGACGCGACCGTACGGACCGTGGACCAGGTCGGGCAGATCCTGGCCGCCTGGCAGGCCTGTGAGCGGCGTCTCAAGGCCACGAACAGCCTGACCCTCGTCGCCAACGTCCAGGACGTGAGGGCGCAGCTCACGGCCCTCGTGCCGGCCGGTTTCGTGACGAGGACGGGTCTGCGGCGGCTGCCCGACCTCATGCGCTACCTGGTCGCCGTGGACCGCCGGCTCCAGCAGATGCCGACGGCCGTCCAGCGCGACACGACGCGCATGGCGAAGGTCCACGAGATGCAGGACGAGTACGCCTGGCTGCTGGAGCAGCTGCCCAAGGGGCGGCCGGTGCCGCAGGAGGTCCTGGACATCCGCTGGATGATCGAGGAGCTGCGGGTGAGCTACTTCGCCCACGCCCTGGGCACGGCGTACCCCGTTTCGGACAAGCGCATCGTCAAGGCGATCGACGCGGCGGCCCCGTGACGCGCCCGTCGCCTTGAGTGAGTTCGACCGGACCGTCTGACCTGCTGTACAGTCTCTCTCGCAGCGCACGCAGTACAGCCTGCGAAATCTGGTCCTGTGGAGCAGTTTGGAGTGCTCGCCACCCTGTCAAGGTGGAGGCCGCGGGTTCAAATCCCGTCAGGACCGCATGGAGCGAAGGCCCCGCACCGATGGTGCGGGGCCTTCGTCGTGAGGCCCGCACCAAGTGGTGCGGGCCTTCTGGCGTATTGACGGGGTCCCGCGCCACCGGTACCCAGTCATCACAGGGGAACGGGGCCCCGACCGCGGAGGTGGCGCATGGCGGCATCCACAGCGAGGCATGAGACACGGGCGCTGCTGCGCGCCCATCTCGCGGCCGTATCCGGCTATCGCCATCTCACCCGGCACTGTCCGGTCTGCCATCGGCTGGAGCGCCTCGCCATGGAGTCGGCCGCCGAGCCGGAGGAGGCCGAGGACGCCGAGGACGGCGCTGCCACCCCTCCTCCGATCATGTGACGGGAGTCACCGAACGAGTTTTCAGAACGGCTGCGCTTACACGCCCCATACAACGCGCCAATTTAATATGTGCAATTGCACCCTCTCGAGACGGGTGTGAAGCGCTCCCACGCCCTGCCCCGACCCACCGCCACGGCCGGCACCCGTCGGCATCCGCACACACAAAAAGATCGCGCTGGACCCGGCGGAGTCCAGCGCGATCAGACGACGATTGACCTGTTGGGGCAGGCGCCCGCCGTGTCGAGCTCTGTGTCGGGCCTGGGGATTGGGGGTCCCGTGAACGGCCCTGATCGGGGTGTCAGGCCTCGCTGCGCTGCTGCGGAATACCCGCAAGCAGTGCGCGGACCTCTGCCTCGCGGTACCGGCGGTGTCCACCGAGGGTACGGATGGACGTGAGCTTGCCTGCCTTGGCCCAGCGGGTGACCGTCTTCGGGTCCACGCGGAACATCGTGGCAACCTCAGCCGGGGTCAGCAGCGGCTCGGCATCAGGGGTGCGAGCGGTCATGAGCGGCCTCCTCGGGAGAACCGAACCTTCTCGGTTCTTTCCTCTAAATTCTGCACCTTGACCCGCGTTGCCCGAAATGGCAGGCGCGGGCCGAGTCGGTTATAGGACGAACGGCTTGTCCTCGGCACTACAACTACACCATCTGTCCAGCCACGTCGGCCAAACCGATGGAATTGCCCTCTCAGGTGTTCATCAGCGGCGGAAGCCGATGGACCATGCCATAACGGACAGTCACGTCACAGTGACGATCAGTCACAGAGCGATCAGGAGTCGTCAGACCCCCCATAGCGTGCATTGCTGAGAAATCCGTCACAAGTAGGACGGAAGGAACCCTCCCCGGACTCCTTGTCCTATTTTGGCATGAGGATGGGCGATGGACGCAAGGAGCGACTTAGTGCCGTCCGTCACGCTTGAGCCTTAGGCCCTGGCTTGAGCCATAGGCCCGGATCAGGACCTACGTCCTGGCCACACGTCCTTGAACCGCACGTTACCCGGGAGTCAGTTCGCGAACTGACGGTGGCGCACCGCACGCCACCGCTCCGACAGCCGCCCGTACGCCTCGCCCGCACCGGCGCCGTCGCCGGCCCGCAGCGCCGCGATCCCCTCGGCGACGTCCGCCGCCGAGCGGTCCTCGGCGAGCTGCTCGGGAGAGAGCGCGTGGACGAGACCGCCGTAGTCGAGCTCGACCAGTGAGCGCGGGTGGAACTCTTCCAGCCACCTGCCCACATCCACCAGCCCCTCGGTGAGCGGACCCTCGTCGACCGACTCCCGCAGCGTCCGCAGTCCGCGCGCCAGCCGCCGCCTGGCCTGCACCATCGGCGTCCGGTAGCGCAGCACGGGCGGCTCCCCGGGCACCTCGCCCGGCTCGTACT from Streptomyces formicae includes these protein-coding regions:
- the hrpA gene encoding ATP-dependent RNA helicase HrpA produces the protein MSTSFADLQNLLAEISLRDAHRLGRRLEGTRRIRKPEARQAVLDEIAAEAEKAAARSAERAARVPEVTYPEQLPVSQKRDDILAAIRDHQVVIVAGETGSGKTTQIPKICMELGRGVRGMIGHTQPRRIAARTVAERVAEELRTPLGEAVGWKVRFTDQVNPDATFVKLMTDGILLAEIQTDRELRAYDTIIIDEAHERSLNIDFLLGYLAQLLPKRPDLKVVITSATIDPERFSRHFGDAPIVEVSGRTYPVEVRYRPLLEEDGDDSDRDQITAICDAVDELQSEGPGDILVFLSGEREIRDTADALIKKNLRGTEVLPLYARLSHAEQHRVFQAHSGRRIVLATNVAETSLTVPGIKYVIDPGTARISRYSHRTKVQRLPIEAISQASANQRKGRCGRTSDGICIRLYSEDDFEARPEFTDAEILRTNLASVILQMTAAGLGDIEKFPFIDPPDHRNIRDGVQLLQELHALDPAQKDPRKRLTPMGRKLAQLPVDPRLARMVIEAEKNGCVREVMVIAAALSIQDPRERPAEKQAQADQQHARFKDETSDFLAFLNLWRYIREQQKERGSSSFRRMCKQEYLNFLRIREWQDIYAQLRTVAKQMGIHPNEEDAAEQSVHVSLLAGLLSHIGMKDVKDGAKNEYLGARSAKFAVFPGSALFKKPPRFVMSAELVETSRLWARVNAKIEPEWIEPLAEHLVKRTYSEPHWEKDQAAVMAYEKVTLYGVPIIAQRKVNYGRIDPETSRELFIRNALVEGDWRTHHKFFADNRRLLTEVEELEHRARRRDILVDDETLFDFYDQRVPEHVVSGAHFDSWWKHKRREEPELLDFEREMLINEKAGAVTKDDYPDSWRQGRLKFPVTYQFEPGADADGVTVHIPLQVLNQVTDEGFDWQIPGLREEVVTELIRSLPKPIRRHYVPAPNYAKAFLERAVPLQETLPVTLARELQRMVGVPVTADDFDLAKVPDHLKITFRIVDERRRKLAEDKDLEALRLTLKPKARQALSQAAAATAERSGGTAIERTGLTDWSIGTLSRVFETRRAGQPVKAYPALVDEGGTVAVRLFDTEAEQKQAMWRGTRKLILLNIPVNPAKFASERLTNQQKLALSRNPHGSIQALFDDCATAAADKLIGDHGGPAWDEESFRKLYDKVRADLVDATVRTVDQVGQILAAWQACERRLKATNSLTLVANVQDVRAQLTALVPAGFVTRTGLRRLPDLMRYLVAVDRRLQQMPTAVQRDTTRMAKVHEMQDEYAWLLEQLPKGRPVPQEVLDIRWMIEELRVSYFAHALGTAYPVSDKRIVKAIDAAAP
- the bldC gene encoding developmental transcriptional regulator BldC codes for the protein MTARTPDAEPLLTPAEVATMFRVDPKTVTRWAKAGKLTSIRTLGGHRRYREAEVRALLAGIPQQRSEA
- a CDS encoding DsbA family protein; amino-acid sequence: MPVSRKPLALGAAVAAAAVLLGVVSYTAAEPDPTAPTADGSVAGASADPQAGMYRELAALARRDPADPLAIGRADAPVVLIEYADFACGYCGKFARDTAPALVEKYVDSGTLRIEWRNLPIFGAESEAAARAAWAAGRQGRFWQFHEAAYAEDAKEKGFGAQRLKELAAEAGVKDLNRFARDAESDAARRAVAEDQEEAYGLGATSTPSFLVNGRPIAGAQPQRTFTEAIEAAAGAGKGAAR
- a CDS encoding PadR family transcriptional regulator, translated to MTRFRRPSAQTIAVVLALAEQPAAWRYGYELCRQLGIKPGSMYPILVRLTDRGLLETSWETDVPTGRPPRHLYRLTGSGRAMATELATANANADTNSPAPAPRSGSGSATAAPGAAPKVRWQGA
- a CDS encoding GNAT family N-acetyltransferase, which translates into the protein MKSAQTEYLRPAAAADVPALLALRTEAEGWLRTKGTDQWSDPETGERAISKWRASIDEGRAWVVVGEHDQVLATVSRGPVDRDFWTDADHPETALYLYKLIVTREAAGKQLGTRVIDWMSRLAALEGRTWVRIDTWRTNSGLHAYYERLGFRHVRTEEPPHRRSGWLAQRPAGELAMPHDLLPVSPHEGRRGDAVTGLEVPLQRG
- a CDS encoding GntR family transcriptional regulator yields the protein MTKAQEIAYDLREQILSGVLSGGEALPSESKMMSQYGYSRETIRAGVRLLVEEGLVVTGQGQGKYVREDYPPVVWNWTTLESRSRHANAVEGRTAGDQWASAIAENGNAPRQDITVSIVEPPPHVRERLGLPANGLAVARKRVRLIDNRPYALADSYFPQELVNGTPLMEPRDVSAPGGILASLGLVQVKYVDEISVRMPTHQEAELLALPSATPVAEHTRTGYDADGRPLRCMVTILPGDRHQILYEVSTD
- a CDS encoding cytochrome c biogenesis CcdA family protein gives rise to the protein MTDIGYLAAFLGGLLALLSPCSALLLPAFFAYSIDTATKLVARTGIFYAGLATTLVPLGAAGSFAGRLLHGHRDLMVTAGGWLIIALGAAQLLGKGFAFTFASRRLAEAGGRIRPTNALSVYALGLVYGLAGFCAGPILGSVLTVASLSAGPAYGALLLAVYALGMAVPLFVLALLWERYDLSHRRWLRGRTLRLGGRFRLHTTSALSGLLFITLGVLFLTTDGTAALPGLLSVDTSFAAEERAADLGGSVPDWILLTLLVATTAIVLAVRGWRGRERA
- a CDS encoding DUF6274 family protein; protein product: MAASTARHETRALLRAHLAAVSGYRHLTRHCPVCHRLERLAMESAAEPEEAEDAEDGAATPPPIM